A section of the Rummeliibacillus pycnus genome encodes:
- a CDS encoding NCS2 family permease: protein MKNFFKFAERNTSYKQEILAGITTFLSIAYILVVNPLILSQSGMDHGAVFTATALTAIIGTLLMGLLANFPIAIAPSMGLNSFFTFSVCIGMGIDWQVTLTGVFVAGIIFTLLSLFKIREKIINIIPLDLKYAIASGIGFFITFIGLKNGGIIIGNKATFVSIGDLTSPMTLLAIIGLMITIIMLVRGIHGGIFYGMVITTIIGMIFGLIDVPSSIVGSIPSIKPTFGVVFGHLDDIFTPETLTVIFTFLIVAFFDTAGALIGLTSQAGMMKDNKIPNIGKGLLADSTAGVIGAILGTSTPATSVESSAGIAVGGRTGFTSVVIAACFVVALFFSPIVSVISVEVTSAALIIVGALMAMEIRKINWTKLEIVIPSFLTIIMMPLTSSVAIGIGLGFVLYPICLVAQNRYKEIHPIMYVLCLLFISYFAFIV, encoded by the coding sequence ATGAAAAACTTTTTTAAATTTGCAGAACGGAACACTTCCTATAAGCAGGAAATACTAGCAGGGATCACAACTTTCTTATCTATCGCATATATATTAGTCGTCAATCCTCTTATTCTAAGCCAATCTGGTATGGATCATGGGGCTGTATTTACTGCAACTGCACTTACTGCGATCATCGGAACACTTCTTATGGGGTTACTTGCTAACTTTCCAATCGCTATTGCACCTAGTATGGGATTGAATTCATTCTTCACTTTTTCTGTGTGTATTGGAATGGGTATTGACTGGCAAGTTACTTTAACTGGTGTTTTTGTTGCAGGAATCATTTTTACACTATTAAGCTTATTTAAAATCCGAGAAAAAATTATTAATATTATTCCACTGGATCTAAAATATGCAATTGCTTCTGGAATTGGGTTCTTCATCACATTTATCGGGTTGAAAAATGGTGGAATTATTATTGGCAATAAAGCTACATTTGTTTCTATTGGAGATTTAACTTCACCAATGACTCTACTAGCTATTATTGGTCTTATGATTACGATCATTATGTTAGTACGTGGCATCCATGGCGGGATTTTCTATGGCATGGTCATTACAACGATTATTGGTATGATTTTTGGATTAATTGATGTTCCTTCATCAATTGTTGGCAGTATCCCAAGCATTAAACCAACATTTGGTGTGGTGTTTGGCCATTTAGATGATATTTTTACCCCAGAAACACTAACAGTTATTTTCACATTTTTAATTGTTGCCTTTTTTGATACAGCTGGTGCATTAATTGGGCTAACAAGCCAAGCAGGAATGATGAAAGATAATAAGATTCCGAATATCGGAAAAGGATTACTTGCCGATTCAACTGCTGGTGTAATTGGCGCTATTTTAGGTACATCAACACCTGCTACAAGTGTTGAATCTTCTGCTGGTATTGCTGTCGGAGGAAGAACAGGCTTTACGTCTGTCGTTATTGCTGCTTGCTTCGTAGTTGCTTTGTTCTTCTCACCAATTGTTAGCGTTATTTCAGTCGAGGTTACTTCAGCTGCATTGATTATTGTAGGTGCATTAATGGCAATGGAAATCCGTAAAATCAACTGGACGAAGTTAGAAATTGTCATTCCATCATTTTTAACAATTATTATGATGCCTCTAACTTCTAGTGTGGCAATCGGGATTGGATTGGGTTTTGTTCTTTATCCAATCTGTTTAGTAGCACAAAATCGTTATAAAGAAATCCATCCAATTATGTATGTGCTTTGTTTATTATTCATTTCATACTTTGCGTTTATCGTATAG
- a CDS encoding AI-2E family transporter — translation MVFFQSHSKKEKERNPLEMRKKMDHLKVFLKDEVVKKVFALVLLVVILWSMRGLLNLLLLTFIFSYLLNSLQQVLYKSLSKMIPIKEKIVTIGMYAVILFAVFFGLATYINRSAKELTGIAHKLISFNIETYTNQINPNVEGFLKGLHLETYTKGAVTSIFHAIPHVSEFSIQLIMAFILSFFLLSGKKEITNFCKKLEKSRISFPYSYYKYLGTNFANTFGMILQFQILISLINAVLSMIFLAILGFHQVVGLGLMMFFFGLIPVVGAIVSFIPLAIIAFTMGGIPKVLWIVVMVLGLHAMESYVLNPRLMAHATKLPIFLAFLTLIISEYFLGTWGLLLGIPLLMFLLDLFNIQTKEKTA, via the coding sequence ATGGTTTTCTTTCAGAGCCATTCAAAAAAAGAAAAAGAAAGAAATCCTTTAGAGATGAGGAAAAAAATGGATCACTTGAAAGTTTTTTTAAAAGATGAAGTAGTAAAAAAGGTATTTGCATTGGTGTTGTTGGTCGTTATATTGTGGAGTATGAGAGGATTGTTAAATTTGTTGTTATTGACTTTTATTTTCTCTTATCTCTTGAACAGCCTACAACAAGTTCTCTATAAATCCCTATCGAAAATGATTCCGATAAAAGAGAAGATCGTCACAATTGGAATGTATGCCGTGATTCTATTTGCTGTTTTTTTCGGATTAGCCACTTATATCAACCGTTCGGCAAAGGAATTAACAGGAATCGCCCATAAACTCATTTCATTTAATATAGAAACATATACGAATCAAATCAATCCAAATGTAGAAGGATTCTTGAAAGGGCTACATTTAGAAACCTATACAAAAGGAGCTGTTACCTCGATATTTCATGCGATTCCGCATGTCAGTGAATTTAGTATCCAGTTGATCATGGCGTTTATTTTAAGCTTTTTCTTATTAAGCGGGAAAAAAGAAATCACGAATTTTTGCAAGAAGCTAGAGAAGAGCAGAATCAGTTTTCCTTATTCGTACTACAAATACTTAGGAACCAATTTTGCCAATACCTTTGGTATGATACTGCAATTTCAAATATTAATTTCGTTGATTAATGCGGTTTTATCTATGATTTTCCTTGCAATACTTGGGTTCCATCAAGTAGTTGGTCTTGGACTTATGATGTTCTTCTTCGGTCTCATTCCTGTAGTAGGAGCGATAGTCTCTTTCATTCCGCTTGCTATTATTGCGTTTACGATGGGCGGAATACCTAAAGTCCTTTGGATTGTTGTTATGGTTTTGGGGCTTCACGCCATGGAAAGCTATGTACTCAATCCAAGATTGATGGCACACGCAACAAAATTGCCAATCTTTCTGGCTTTTTTAACTTTGATTATCTCGGAGTATTTCTTGGGAACATGGGGTCTATTGTTGGGGATTCCGTTATTAATGTTCCTGTTAGATTTGTTTAATATCCAAACAAAAGAAAAAACTGCC